In a genomic window of Tripterygium wilfordii isolate XIE 37 chromosome 8, ASM1340144v1, whole genome shotgun sequence:
- the LOC120004428 gene encoding 25.3 kDa vesicle transport protein-like, translated as MVKMTMIARVTDGLPLAEGLDDGRDMQDSEMYKQQIKALFKNLSKGQNEASRMSIETGPYVFHYIIEGRVCYLTMCDRSYPKKLAFQYLEDLKNEFERVNGAQIETAARPYAFIKFDTFIQRTKKLYQDTRTQRNIAKLNDELFEVHQIMTRNVQEVLGVGEKLDQVSQMSSRLTSESRIYADKARDLNRQALIRKWAPVAIVLGVVFLLFWVKTKLW; from the exons ATGGTGAAGATGACAATGATTGCTCGTGTTACCGATGGTCTCCCATTGGCAGAGGGACTGGATGATGGCCGTGATATGCAAGATTCTGAAATGTACAAGCAGCAGATCAAGGCTTTGTTTAAGAACCTTTCCAAAGGACAGAATGAGGCCTCAAGGATGTCTATTGAAACAGGGCCTTATGTTTTTCA TTATATCATTGAAGGACGAGTTTGTTATCTGACAATGTGTGACCGTTCTTATCCGAAGAAACTTGCCTTTCAATACCTTGAAGACCTCAAAAACGAGTTTGAGCGTGTGAATGGGGCTCAAATAGAAACAGCTGCTAGACCTTATGCCTTCATTAAGTTTG ATACGTTCATACAGAGGACAAAGAAATTGTACCAGGACACTCGTACTCAGCGGAATATTGCAAAACTGAATGATGAGCTTTTTGAAGTCCACCAGATAATGACTCGCAATGTACAGGAAGTTCTTGGTGTTGGTGAAAAATTGGACC AGGTCAGTCAAATGTCCAGTCGCTTAACATCAGAGTCTCGCATATATGCTGACAAAGCAAGAGACTTGAATAGACAG GCTTTAATTCGGAAATGGGCACCTGTTGCCATTGTGTTAGGCGTTGTTTTCCTCCTCTTCTGGGTCAAAACAAAGCTGTGGTGA